The region TCCCGTTATGCTGAGATCCGCCTGTTTATAGGTACGAGCATACAGCTGAATCGCGTTGAGGCCGCCTTCAGCTGCCTGGCCCGCTTCGTGAATGACTCCCGAAACGGAATGATGGGGACACCATATTGCTGCAGTTGCTGTACCAACTTCGTCCCCAAGCCGAATGCTTGCCACGCTATCTCTCCTGGAATTCTTTACCGGCGTAACGTCAAAGCCAGTTTTATACTTCGCCTGGAACGCGCAGCCAATGTGAAAGCGAGCGTTGCAACCGCTGAAATGGCAGGGGATACATGCTCCCTTGTTCGACTTGCAGAGCTTGCAGGTGTCACGGTACCGATCAGCAGGAATTAGCCCAAATCCCTCAGCAGCCTCGAGTTCCTTTGCATTGCTGAACTTGATTTCAGGCGTCCAAACGGCGCAGGTAACGTGGATCCAGTTATTGCCAGCGGTTCGCTTGAGTGGTTCCCGAGGGCTGACAGGCTTGCCAACCGCCTCCTGCTTTTCCCGGTAAAGCTTGATTGCGTCAGCCACCAAGCCTCGTTCGAGTTTCTCCTTCTCACGGTCCCtgtccgtcttcttcttgtgcGTCGTCTTTGGTGCTTCTATTAACTCATGCTCGGTATAAGTCACTGGACAGAGGACACATTCGTAAGAGGTGGAAATCATTGGGTTTCGGTCGTTGGAACATGTATCGCACAGCCATTTAACGGTATTCCGAGACTGGCTGATTCCATAGCAATTTCGGTGGACGGTCATGCGGCAATCCCGGCACGACAGGTACTGGTCCCCTGTAGGCTCTATTTTGGCGCAGATTGCGCAAGGAAGTGTCTTGGGAACAGGGGGTTCCGGCTCAATTGGCGCTGGCTCTGCCTTCTCGTTGCCGGCCTTTTTCTTCGCAACGGGCTCCACCGAGGTAGCCGCCGAGGTCGTCGTGCTCTCCTTATCATGTCGGCCCTTCTTCTTAGAATCAGCCTGTACCTGGGCATTCGCGTTCACGGAAACACCAAGCGAAGCTGCGGTGGCTGCGGTCGAGTTGTTGACACTAGTGGTGCCAGCTTCCTCGGAAGCAAGGAGTTGCGTCAAAAGTTCCTCGTCGATACGGCGGCGCCATGACTTGTTCCCACTCTGGCCAATCTTCTTTGCTACTTCGTCCACACTCTCCCACTGGATTCCATACTTTCTCCAGAGAAGAGCACAACGCAAGCAGAGGGCGACGTTGAGCTGCGGGCCCTTATCTTTTCTCGATCCAGGCTCACTAGGGATTGTGGTACCGGGAGCTACTCCGGGTGCGCGCCGCCATTGTCGCGACGACCGTGTTGAACAGAATTTGCATTGGAACCcacgcttcttctcagcGGCTTTATCGTTATCAAATGCCGAGTCGTCATGATCGTCCGCGACATCATCCACGAGCTTTGCGGTGCTGTTTCgcttcgcttctttcttACCCTTTCTGGCGCCATAGTTGCCCCATACTTGCCGACCTCTGGGCGTTTTCTTCCACATGTAGTAATACCGCACGATTTGGTAATGCGGTACGCTGCCGACATGCTTGGTGATGTTGCGCCACTCGGACCCGAACTTGGAGACTGCTTGCTCAAAAGCCTTAACCTCTTCAGGCTTCAGGTGAGGTTCCTTCAGATCCTTGTATTTATTCACTTGCTTTAGTTTTGTGAGCGCCGCGTCAGCGTTGAAGCTGTGCGCGTATAGAAGCTCCAACGCTTTATCGAGGAAGTTGGTCGAATACTTCTCAACACCAATGTCGGGAGCCAACTGTTTCGCCCGTTCCATATACTCATCAATAAATTTTTCCCGGTCCGTTGTGCTGAGGCCCGCACCAGGCCCGTCGTCCGCTCCTCTAGTCGGCAATTGCTCTGGAGTGGGCATCTTAAAAAGCATCTCTGCAGTGCGGACCTGCTTTCCGCCTATTGTGACTGGCTCATCTTCGCCTCTGCGAATGAAACCAGCAGGTTCATCCTGTACCCAGCTCGGTCGGGcagccctctccttcttcgcagcTTCAATGGCAGCAACAGTGTCCTTTGTGAGCTAAAGCTTTAGACGTCCGCCGGAGCTCTTCATGTATTTCTTCTTGATTTCAATAGGTTTGACGTATTCGACCGGACGCCCGGGCCAGGGGTTCACCACAGCCTGGTGTCGAGGTCCCAATCGCGAACTCGCCCGAGGATAGATGCGGTCATCGTAGTCTAAAGCATCTTCCACTCGGCAATGGATTCCCAAGTAGCGATACGGCCACATCCTCGCCTGCGCTATTTGCTCCTCCGTGGCTGGTCGAACCGGTACTTCCTCGATCGGCGCTGGTGTGCTGCCTGTAGTGCCATTGGGAGCTCCGTTCGGCTggtcctcctcttcttcttcgatcaTTTCCTCGTCTGCGTCCGGCAATTCTGACGGACCATCACCAAGCATGGGGGTATGTCTGGCCTCCAGTTTCCGCTCCTGCGCCCGGCTACAGGCGGCGCACGCCCAGGCGAATCCTCGAGCGGGCTTTTTTGTCAACGCTGGTCGAACACAATACATGTGATATGTACTATGACACACAGCGCAATCAACAGAGTCGGTGCTAATCAAGAATAGGTCAGTTGACGCTTTTCCCGGTGTGCTAGGAGAGTTCAGCCATACTTAGCAGCATATAAACCACATCGCTTACAGGTCTTAACCGCGCTTGTCAGCTCTTTCCGTTTCCCGACTTCGACGAGAACATATCGCCATCGCTCATCAAGGACCCGTTTGACGTTTGCAGGGACATTGATGACTTTGCTTGTCGGGATGACTTCGTAGTACCGGTGTATGTACCGGTCAAACATTTTATCGTACCAGAAACAATCCCGCGTCTTCCTGTAGCCATCGAAATCTTCAATTTCAGAAGCATGTCTGATCTGGCACTTTCCACGCAACGATGAAAGCGGGCATGTGTCGGAGTGCATCGAGGCGAATACCAGCCTCGTATCCGCTGCGTTACGTTGGATGTCACGTGGTCTGTAATACCAATTCACCCGGAGCGCCTCAATCGGTCCAGATGGCGAGTTTTTGTTTGGGAGAAACTCCATTATCCGCGCCAAGTAATAAGGCTCCCCGGGAGGTTCGCAAATCAGATAGACGTGGTCTGCACCATATCAGCGCCCAACTCAAAGCAGAAAAATTAcaataaaaaaaataaataaaaataaaaataaaaataaatagaAAAAggagagggaaaaaaaataagacAATTAATAAAGAAATAGAGGGATCACTGACCGTTCACTGCAAAAGTCGTGCCATCGTCGGCCGTCAATTTCCCATCTTTCAAGTAGGCGCCTCGGTCGTCAAAAGTGACCATGTTGGAGTCACTTTGACCTGGGGCAACGCCTGGTGCGGCCGTGAAGACTTTCTTGGCCGCATTTTCATTGGTGGCGTTCGTGGTGAGACTTGCAGGCTGCTTGCGTTTTCGTGAAGAATTCGATGACGAAGGAGTATCGTCTGGTTTGGCAAGAAACGAGGAGGTGCCGGGGATACCGtctttggcggcggcggagtTGGACCCGTTGGCGGCCGTTAGGCTTTTTCGAGAGCCAGACTTTTCGCTGTCGGGTTTTGCGCCGTTAGTCAGATTACTGGAGGCGGCGCCGCGTTTGTTGGATTTTGCGGCGGGGTTGTGAATTTCCAGATCGACATCAATGTCGCGGTCCTCAGCGTAGTTGGGCCGGGGAGCAGCATTGCGGCCTCGTGAGCGCGTACCGTAAGGCGCTGGAGTGGCGGAAGTGCTGGGCGGTTCCGTCACAGTAGCTTCAGACGGAGAAGCGCTAGCCGTGACGGGCTGCGCAGGAGCATCATTTACAGCATCGGCCGGATCTTGGGGGGTGGAAGAATCCACAGATCCCCTCCGAGAAGCCTGGCCAGGGGTAGGCATGCGACGGCAGCCCGCGGCGGGAAGAGGTgtgctggtggaggagggcgagTCGGGCCTCACGGGTGGTTGCTGAGACTGGAGCTGCGACTGGAATGGAGACTGCGAGTTGGGGGGCGGTGACCTATCCGAGGACATAGCCGGCCCTCCGACGcgacaagaaaagagagtCGGGGGGTTATTGGGCCTCCGTGGTCACGGTGCTGCGGTGGTGGTTCACGGGGCACACGAGATGCAGAAATTCAGCAACGGGCCGTGACGGGGAGACGATCCCTCATCAGATGTAAGTTCACGGGCGATGGGTGGAACGGGGGGTATGGGACGGCATCGGCCGAGTATCAAGGGGGAGGGAAAGCGAAATGGACGAAAATCAGAGGAAAACCAAAGGAAAATCAAGGGAAAATCAAAAGTTGAAAGTTCCCGTgaagagaggtgaagagagggaagGGTGCCGGGCCAGTCACCAACCAGTCACCAACCGGGCACAAAgttggagagaggaagaggacgagggagacgagggaaaaggaagtgCGAAAATAGACGAAGAAAGTGAAAATGGACGATCTGCTGGGTTAGAGCCCTGTGAGGTCCAGCAAGGGCGTGAGGGATGGTGACTATTGGAAGTCTaccagaagatcaggatATCGACAAGATATCGACAGGATATCACAGATCTCGAAGatcaggatatcaagatAGACCAGTAGACAGACAAGGTAGGCCAGTAGACAAGGTAGACGAATAGACGGATAGACGGATAGACGGACTTCGCCTTCCCACAAGCAATCGACTCAgaacagaggcagaggatgcAGACGGTGGCAATGTGGAGCTAGACGCGactggaggggaagaggacgagCAAGAGAGAGGAcggggagagggagggagggggaggtgaagagaagaggaaggaaaggagtgaagaaggaggatgggAGATGGGAGATGGAAGACGAATGGAGAGAGTCTAGAAGTAAAATGAAGGTAAGTAGGGAAATGGACTAGCGGCGGTGGAAAGCCAAACAAGAGAGGAACGCAGCCGGGGCACTCGTGGGGTGAAAGGTCTGGGAGGGCAAAtagccagaagaagacgatgccGATAAGAATGTGAGTAACCCAGTGATCGACTGGGGCCGGCGAAAGCAGTTGATACTGGAACCACTCTCAACTGGGACAGAAGTCTGGTCTCAATGATCCCAGGCAGCGAACCGACTCGAGATCGAGTGATAGCAGACCGAGACGACCAAAGAGCCCGACGAGTGGGAGCGGGCTGAGTCGGTTGAGTACAGACGCCTCGAGCGGACGAGAGAACGAGACAGAGCCCCGAGAGCGAGTAAAGAGCAGCAGTGCAGAAGAACAGGAAGGACAGGAAGGACAGAcagaaatggaagaagaagaggaagaattgAAGCAGTAGGTCGTAGTAGACCGTCCAGGATCCCGACCAGTCCACGTCCTTGCCCCTAGTCCCGATATGTTAATATGACGGATCCTCCATCCACAGATTCCACCGCAGTGAATAATGCGAGTGTCTGGGAGTGTCTGCGGTCTCTTTTCGGTGGCTCGAGGCGTGAGGTTCAGGTTCTGGTGAAGCGTGCTGCGTCCCAGCTGTCTGGCAGGGCCCGGGGACTAGCATGCTGTTCCCACAGCGAGGGACCGAGGAATAGGGAGTCTAGGAATAGGACTAGGGATAGGAATAGCGCGGCGACCAGGATTATTTATCTAGAGGCATTGCCAAATATACTCTAAGTAGATAGACAGGTAGATAAGTAGCCAGCTAGCTGGTAGTAGGTAGTAGGTAGTTGGTAATCGGTCGTAGGTACGCCGTGCAACGGCCTGGACGGTCTACGTGTGCGATTGGAGAGCTCGCAGGAATAAATGATCGATGGTCGTGCTGCGAGGGGGGACAGTGGGCCGAGCGACCCGATGTGAAGAATGATGCTGATATTGGGGATCAACTGCGCGAGGGCTGCATAtgagaagaaagcaggagatgaagggAGATGATGAAGTGTGAAGAtgtgaagatgaagatgaggaagatgacgatctTCAGAACGCTACGTATGCGAGCTGGGTCGGGAGGGATCGATCGAGGAGTGAAGATTGATATCGCCCGTCGCCCGCAGAGACGGGCGAGAATGGATCAGCAGAATCGGCAGTCGCAGTCGTAGTGGGATGGTGGGAATGTTGGCCGGTGGCGCATGGTGTTTGGGGGATAATGGAAAGTGTGTCGGATGCCAAGTCTATATGTGTGCGGTCCAGGGTCGCTGACTCGGGGACCAGACTATGACGGGATTGGGACTACTCTGGACCTACGCTGGGACTACTGTCGGACACCGGCGTTTGATTTGTCGAGATTTTTTAGCGGGCGATGCAGGTCTGACTCTGATTCGTGACTCGATCGAGTCTTTGTCGGTGGACAGCCTAGCAGGTACACAGAAGAGAACGGCCCTTGACGCCATCTCGAGAATCGAAGGTGAAggtgcagcggcagcggttCCCGGAGCGTTCAGCAGCGGTTACTTTCGTTCCCTTTTCAGGCGATGTGTCATCATCATTACGAACTAAGCCCATAATAGAGCACGAAAGACCCCGGCCGTCTTGTCTGTACGACTATCAAGTCACAACCAGGTTTCATCGTGCTGGCACTGGGCTGCCGGTTGAAGAATGGAGTCGCTGGGATCGTTGCTCTAAAGAGATATGCTAGACATATTAATATGTAGGTATGTGAATGAAAATATATAGGAGGTATACAGTAGGTCGCTTCGAATGGTTGCCGGTCCTTGGTTCACGTTATTACTCCTAACGGCAGGTTGCCAGATATATAAACGTGCGAACCCACCGAAACGGAAACCTGCCAGTTCAGGGATTCTCTGCCATTACGACTCTAATGATTCATAGAACATTCTAAATTTAACCGCTTTTGACTTATATCTAATCGTATCTAATCGCATTGACAGACTCGCTTTGAAGACAAGCAATTTTACATTTTATAAAAATGGGAACGGTGCGAGGTGAGGTGTCCTTGCTGGTTTTCGTGGGCCGTTCGAGGTTGACAGAAGGCTGGGGGGCATTCCCCGCGAACCGGGTCGTCTTGGCTGACCGTTTAGCGGGAGACAAATCTTAATATGCGCCCGTTCGTACTGTGCGGTGACCAACTCAGTAAGGAACTGGCGACGATGTGGCGATGTTGTCGCGACGTTGTCAATTATCGTCCATAGTCACTATTCAAGATATTCAAGATATAATATTACTCAATATATCCAATGTCAATATAGTAACGGAGAAATTACCGTAGGTACTTCCGCTGGCCGGTATGGGAAAGACACTGCTGGCACGTAGCGCGTCACGGACGGGAGGGGTGTGCTTTGGCGTGGTTCCATCCACCCCCTTTATTCAATCATAGGGCCTTTTTTAGAAGAATAATCCGACGGCCGATGATTCGACGTTGCTCGGTCTCAGtcttctcaccctcttcGCCGAATCTGGTAAAGGATGCTGGATCCGCGATGAGATCGACTGGTGCCATCGATGGCTGAATCTTCAGCACCAGAATTGTCCCGGGTAGACGGTAGAAGCGATCGTCGAGCCCAAACTGAGAACTGCAACGACGAAATGGTATTATTTATATACCTTGTCGCAGGAATTGGGATGCAGGATCTTTGCTGAGGGGCACTCTGGCTTCTGCCTCGTGGCGGATTTACGCGCGGCAGATCACTTGATGTCCTCCCcgaagccgccgaggccgagacATCCGTGCCTGTCTATCGACCAGCGCTGGCTCCCGGTCGGGAGTCGGGTCCAAGCAAATCAAGTCACCAGCAGATGAATGAGGATAAGCACGTCTCAACATGCATAAGCGAGCAGTGATAGCATGATAGCATGGAATTCGGCATCAAGGGGCCAGGGCCCCGGGCAGGACATCGCCCTCCCAAGTCGTGAAGAGCTCTCAACGCTGCATTAGTGCAGATCAAAGCGGTCATCATGTGACTTGCCATGTTTTCCAGTCCGACATTAGAGGAACGAGGAATGCGGAGAGTATTCCCAGTTCCTGGTCACCACGACAATTTCTCCTGCCAATGGTGGACTGCAGCTGAAGCCCAGCCTGGACCTCAAATCCCGGGCTCGTTGCAGTCTTGAGACACTGCAGATGTTGAAAGTCAGTGACGACTACGGGTGTGGGGCGGAGGGTCCCATGGATCGGTGGATCACCGGCGCTTTGCGCTTTGCGCTTCAGCCGTCAGGCGTCGTAGGGCGCCTCAAGGCTCAGGCAATCAGATTTCTTACAGGGTCAGGAACGCTTGCATTGCGCACAGAAGCTgggaaaaagcaagcataTCAATATTACTTGCCTGCCCTCCCAAGGATTATTAGTTGCATCGGCTCAGAAACGATCAGGTTACGATAGTTGGTGGTGTATTGTGATGATTGGCCACGGCCGAGCTTGGGCCGGGCCAGATGGAGTTGGTTTATTGCCTGATTTCTCAGGATTTATAAGGCACCGTGAGTTGCTTGCTGATTTGCTGATTTGCACACGCGCCCGATGCGGAAGGCGCGACGGTTGTAAACATAAGCACCGCTCTTGCCGTATATCTTTCATTTTTTGACTGAGCAGACTTTACCAGACTCAAGGCGTGTTTCCGTCTAGCCCAACGGACCTTTCGGTGGTTGGCCACGAATGGGCAACTGGCAGCCCCGCCTGGAGGCTCGTTGACCGATAGCCGCGATATGTCTGCTCACAGAGCTATCCAGAACAGTGGCTTTCAGACGTCAGTCGATATCGCCCGCCAGCAGCCGTTTGCCGTAGCCCCGCTGGCGGGCCAGAAACGGCCCCCCAGCGGCGCTCTAAACGAGGATACAGATAATCCCAGTTCTCATGCAATAAATGGGACCTCACGTCAGAATCTGCCTAATGGCCAAGGATTGGATTTTACCCGGCCTCAAGTGCATCTACCGAAGAGCCGTTTGATTGCTAGTGAGATATGTACTGTTGCAGGTTCTGAGAATGAACAGAAACCACGA is a window of Aspergillus nidulans FGSC A4 chromosome VI DNA encoding:
- a CDS encoding DNA-binding E3 ubiquitin-protein ligase SNT2 (transcript_id=CADANIAT00010373), which translates into the protein MSSDRSPPPNSQSPFQSQLQSQQPPVRPDSPSSTSTPLPAAGCRRMPTPGQASRRGSVDSSTPQDPADAVNDAPAQPVTASASPSEATVTEPPSTSATPAPYGTRSRGRNAAPRPNYAEDRDIDVDLEIHNPAAKSNKRGAASSNLTNGAKPDSEKSGSRKSLTAANGSNSAAAKDGIPGTSSFLAKPDDTPSSSNSSRKRKQPASLTTNATNENAAKKVFTAAPGVAPGQSDSNMVTFDDRGAYLKDGKLTADDGTTFAVNDHVYLICEPPGEPYYLARIMEFLPNKNSPSGPIEALRVNWYYRPRDIQRNAADTRLVFASMHSDTCPLSSLRGKCQIRHASEIEDFDGYRKTRDCFWYDKMFDRYIHRYYEVIPTSKVINVPANVKRVLDERWRYVLVEVGKRKELTSAVKTSHREKRQLTYS